The following proteins are co-located in the Blattabacterium sp. (Blatta orientalis) str. Tarazona genome:
- a CDS encoding branched-chain amino acid aminotransferase: protein MKIEKTLHSRIDEIDFNNISFGNHCSDHMFCSEFRNGEWKNSIIKPFENINISPKSLVFHYGQAVFEGMKAYKDKNEEVFLFRPEENFKRINRSAKRLEMPSIPESIFMNGLKKLIDIDRDWVPKHYGQSLYIRPFLIAMDRVLSAKPSKDYLFMIISTPVDAYYEYPLKIKIEEKYSRSASGGVGFAKAAGNYASSFYPTRLAREEGFDQILWTDSSTHTWIEELGTMNVFFWLKNKLITPRANENILSGITCKSLLALAKKEGIDIEERDLSVSEIIDGLKKGALKEAFGCGTAVVVNYFQTISYQGVNFSLPDIPDDQRTSILLKKKLLDIQHNFSEDPFGWRLKLKRFL, encoded by the coding sequence ATGAAAATAGAAAAAACCTTACATTCTAGAATAGACGAGATAGATTTTAACAATATTTCTTTTGGAAATCATTGTTCGGATCACATGTTTTGTTCAGAGTTTAGAAACGGAGAATGGAAGAATTCAATCATTAAACCATTCGAAAATATAAACATTTCTCCAAAATCTCTTGTATTTCACTATGGACAGGCTGTTTTCGAAGGAATGAAAGCTTATAAAGATAAAAATGAAGAAGTTTTTTTATTTCGTCCAGAAGAAAATTTTAAAAGAATAAATAGATCTGCTAAACGTTTAGAAATGCCCTCTATTCCAGAATCTATATTTATGAATGGATTAAAAAAACTAATAGATATAGATCGAGATTGGGTCCCAAAACATTATGGACAATCTTTATATATTCGTCCTTTCTTAATTGCAATGGATAGAGTTTTATCTGCTAAACCATCTAAGGATTATTTATTTATGATTATATCTACCCCGGTAGATGCTTATTATGAATATCCCTTAAAAATAAAAATAGAAGAAAAATATAGTCGTTCTGCATCAGGAGGAGTTGGATTTGCTAAAGCTGCTGGAAACTATGCCTCTTCTTTTTATCCTACTAGATTAGCAAGAGAAGAAGGCTTCGATCAGATCTTATGGACAGATTCATCCACTCATACATGGATTGAAGAATTGGGAACGATGAATGTTTTTTTTTGGTTGAAAAATAAACTCATTACTCCACGAGCTAATGAAAATATATTAAGTGGAATCACTTGCAAAAGTCTTCTTGCTTTAGCTAAGAAAGAAGGAATAGATATAGAAGAAAGAGATTTAAGTGTTTCAGAAATAATAGATGGATTAAAAAAAGGAGCCTTAAAAGAAGCTTTTGGTTGTGGAACAGCCGTAGTGGTGAATTATTTTCAAACTATTAGTTATCAAGGGGTAAATTTTTCTTTACCAGATATTCCAGATGATCAAAGAACATCTATTTTATTGAAGAAAAAACTATTAGACATTCAGCATAACTTTTCGGAAGATCCTTTTGGATGGAGATTAAAATTAAAAAGATTTCTGTAG
- the argS gene encoding arginine--tRNA ligase, producing MNDDFPSIEGTIRKSISILYRLDPCPRLDFQYTKKEHLGDITFVLFSLSKILKKPAEEIGKNIGNYVKDQLKGLISFSIVGGFLNFIFKDSYYLYLLINMLNKNFYDLKLSDKNIMIEYSSPNANKPLHLGHIRNSLIGYSLSEILKMVGYKTTKIQIINDRGIHICKSMIAWKELGKGETPDRVGMKGDHFVGKYYNLFEKIYCEEVQKFSQINYNNQNYIPILKKTRNMLKKWESGDSETRNLWKRMNKWVYEGFKETYKKLGIIFDQVEYESDVYEIGKNIIKEGFKKGIFFQKKDGSIWVDLIKEGFDQKLLLRSDETSVYITQDIGTAVERFRKYDDIDQLIYIVGKEQDYHFKVLFTILKRLGYIWVKKLTHLSYGMVDLPSGRMKSRKGNIIDADSLISEMSSIVKKNFLKDFPKEEQEKYAEIIGVGAIKYHFLQVDPKKRIIFYPDKSIDLKGKTGPYIQYAYSRIRSIERKFTCFYSLTHKDFSNEKLDIHEKKMIKILQKYPLILKKSARDLNPSLVANYIYEVAKIFNHLYQNTRVINPLNVIHSNICMNIIHVTGNILKSGMNLLGIKMLDRM from the coding sequence ATGAATGATGATTTTCCATCTATAGAGGGGACCATCAGAAAATCCATTTCTATTTTATACAGATTAGATCCTTGTCCTAGGTTGGATTTTCAATATACTAAAAAAGAACATCTAGGAGATATTACTTTTGTTTTATTTTCTTTGTCTAAAATATTAAAAAAACCTGCAGAAGAAATTGGAAAAAATATTGGAAATTACGTAAAGGATCAATTAAAAGGTTTGATTAGTTTTTCTATTGTTGGGGGGTTTTTAAATTTTATTTTTAAGGACAGTTATTATCTTTATCTTCTTATAAATATGTTAAATAAAAATTTTTATGATTTAAAATTGTCTGATAAAAATATCATGATTGAATATTCTTCTCCCAATGCAAATAAACCTCTTCATTTAGGTCATATTCGAAATAGTCTTATTGGTTATTCTTTATCCGAAATATTGAAAATGGTTGGATATAAAACTACTAAAATACAGATAATTAATGATAGAGGAATACATATATGTAAGTCTATGATAGCTTGGAAAGAATTAGGAAAAGGAGAAACCCCTGATAGGGTAGGGATGAAAGGAGACCATTTCGTGGGAAAATATTATAATTTATTTGAGAAAATTTATTGTGAAGAAGTTCAAAAATTTTCTCAAATAAATTATAATAATCAGAATTATATTCCAATTCTCAAAAAGACTAGAAATATGTTAAAAAAATGGGAATCAGGCGATTCTGAAACTAGGAATCTTTGGAAAAGAATGAATAAATGGGTTTATGAAGGATTCAAAGAAACTTATAAAAAATTAGGAATAATTTTTGACCAAGTAGAATATGAAAGTGATGTTTATGAAATTGGAAAAAATATCATAAAAGAGGGTTTTAAAAAGGGAATTTTTTTTCAAAAAAAAGATGGGTCTATTTGGGTGGATTTAATTAAAGAAGGTTTTGATCAAAAACTTTTATTACGATCAGATGAAACTTCTGTATACATCACCCAAGACATAGGAACTGCTGTAGAGCGTTTTAGAAAGTATGATGATATAGATCAACTCATTTATATTGTAGGGAAAGAACAAGATTATCATTTTAAAGTACTTTTTACTATCCTGAAACGTTTAGGATACATATGGGTGAAAAAATTAACTCATCTTTCTTATGGAATGGTAGATTTGCCAAGTGGAAGAATGAAATCAAGAAAAGGGAATATTATAGATGCTGATAGTTTGATATCGGAAATGTCTTCTATTGTAAAAAAAAATTTTTTAAAAGATTTTCCAAAAGAAGAACAGGAAAAATATGCAGAAATAATAGGAGTTGGAGCTATAAAGTATCATTTCTTACAAGTAGATCCTAAGAAAAGGATTATTTTTTATCCTGATAAGTCTATAGATCTCAAGGGAAAGACAGGTCCATATATCCAATATGCTTATTCGAGAATTCGTTCAATAGAACGAAAATTTACTTGTTTTTATTCCTTGACTCATAAGGATTTTTCTAATGAAAAATTGGATATACATGAAAAAAAAATGATTAAAATTCTTCAAAAATATCCATTAATATTAAAAAAATCTGCAAGAGATTTGAATCCTTCTTTAGTAGCTAATTATATCTATGAAGTAGCTAAAATATTTAACCATTTGTATCAAAATACAAGAGTAATAAACCCTTTAAATGTAATTCATAGTAATATTTGTATGAATATCATTCATGTGACAGGGAACATTTTAAAATCTGGAATGAATTTATTAGGCATAAAAATGCTTGACCGTATGTAA
- a CDS encoding glycerol-3-phosphate dehydrogenase/oxidase, producing the protein MMKGFLNRERFLGILEKKNIWDVLVIGGGATGLGIALDSASRGYKTLLLEQSDFSKGTSSRSTKLIHGGIRYLAQGNIKLVYEALQERGHLLKNAPHLVKKQRFVIPIFSWRMGFFYWVGLKFYEWLAGSLSFGKSQFLSRNEILKIFPEIRPNSLKGGILYYDGQFDDARLAINLAKTCVQQGGVVLNYFQVKNLIKEIGKISGVIAYDLETKKKYSIFSKTVINATGVFSDSISKMDESTWPILIKPSQGTHIVLKKSFFSSSNAIVIPKTTDGRILFSIPWYDHVLIGTTDTCLDKSDLDPKPLEKEIDFILHTFKQYFVYTPKKKDILSAFSGLRPLFVPRHFSSSAYTHTKDISRSHKLMISPSGLVTIIGGKWTTYRKMAEETVNKAIEIGKLNKVPSITKNLKIYGEDESRIQKLIEENPLWEKPLISKCPSYYCTEAEVIWMVRHEMARTIEDVLARRFRLLFLNAKKAIDIAPRVAALMAQELSRDKTWEKSQVSAFKELAMQYYYPV; encoded by the coding sequence ATGATGAAAGGTTTTTTAAATAGAGAAAGATTTTTAGGAATTTTAGAAAAAAAAAATATTTGGGATGTTTTGGTTATTGGAGGGGGAGCGACAGGATTGGGAATAGCTTTAGATTCAGCTTCTAGAGGTTATAAAACTCTTCTTTTAGAACAATCTGACTTTTCTAAAGGAACTTCTAGTCGTAGTACTAAATTAATTCACGGAGGAATACGATATTTGGCTCAAGGAAATATAAAATTAGTCTATGAAGCTTTACAGGAAAGAGGACATTTGTTGAAAAATGCTCCTCATTTGGTAAAAAAACAACGATTTGTTATTCCTATTTTTAGTTGGAGAATGGGTTTTTTTTATTGGGTTGGTTTGAAATTTTATGAATGGTTAGCTGGTTCTCTTAGTTTTGGAAAATCTCAATTTTTATCCAGAAATGAAATACTGAAAATATTTCCTGAAATTCGACCAAATAGTTTGAAAGGAGGTATTTTATATTATGATGGACAGTTTGATGATGCTCGTTTGGCTATTAATTTAGCCAAAACTTGTGTTCAGCAAGGAGGAGTCGTGTTGAATTATTTTCAAGTAAAAAATCTTATTAAAGAAATAGGAAAAATATCTGGAGTGATAGCTTATGATCTTGAAACTAAAAAAAAGTATTCTATTTTTTCAAAAACAGTTATTAATGCCACAGGGGTTTTTTCAGATTCTATTTCTAAAATGGATGAATCTACATGGCCTATTTTAATAAAACCTAGTCAAGGGACGCATATTGTTTTAAAAAAATCATTTTTTAGCAGTTCCAATGCTATAGTCATTCCAAAAACTACGGATGGTAGAATTCTTTTTAGTATTCCATGGTATGATCATGTTTTGATAGGAACTACAGATACTTGTTTAGATAAGAGTGATCTTGATCCTAAACCTTTAGAAAAAGAAATAGATTTTATTCTACATACTTTTAAACAATACTTTGTATATACACCGAAAAAAAAGGATATTCTAAGTGCTTTTTCAGGTTTACGTCCTCTTTTTGTTCCTCGTCATTTTTCTTCTTCTGCTTACACTCATACTAAAGACATATCTAGATCTCATAAACTGATGATTAGTCCTTCTGGACTAGTAACTATCATAGGTGGAAAATGGACAACATATAGAAAAATGGCAGAAGAAACTGTCAATAAAGCTATTGAAATAGGAAAATTAAATAAAGTTCCTTCTATAACAAAAAATCTGAAAATTTATGGAGAGGATGAATCTCGCATTCAAAAATTAATTGAGGAAAATCCTCTATGGGAAAAACCCTTAATATCTAAATGTCCTTCTTATTATTGTACTGAAGCAGAAGTTATTTGGATGGTCCGTCATGAAATGGCTAGAACGATTGAAGATGTTTTAGCAAGAAGGTTTCGTTTATTATTTTTAAATGCTAAAAAAGCGATAGATATAGCACCAAGAGTAGCAGCATTAATGGCTCAAGAACTTTCTCGAGATAAAACATGGGAAAAATCACAGGTATCTGCTTTCAAAGAGTTAGCTATGCAATATTATTATCCAGTTTAA
- a CDS encoding MIP/aquaporin family protein — MTKISAEIIGTMILVFLGNGVVANVLLSKTKGHGDGGWVTITIGWALAVFMGILVSAPYSGGHLNPSVTIGYAIIGKFKWNLVPVYIFSQFIGAMLGSLLVWILYKDHFSETKNEQDKLSVFTTNPSIRNLYSNLLSEILATFIFMFVTFYLTEESIFFDEKKYPLVGLGYFGAFPSALIILGIGLSLGGTTGYAINPARDLGPRIVYSIISLYGGKTKSNWDYAFIPVLGPILGSLMAAALYLSIK; from the coding sequence ATGACAAAAATATCTGCAGAGATTATAGGAACCATGATTTTGGTTTTTTTAGGAAATGGAGTAGTGGCCAATGTTCTATTGTCTAAAACAAAAGGACATGGAGATGGTGGATGGGTCACTATCACTATTGGATGGGCATTAGCTGTTTTTATGGGAATATTAGTTTCCGCTCCTTATAGTGGTGGACATTTAAATCCTTCTGTAACAATAGGGTACGCTATAATTGGAAAGTTTAAATGGAATCTTGTTCCTGTTTATATATTTTCCCAATTTATAGGAGCTATGTTGGGGTCTTTATTGGTTTGGATTTTATATAAAGATCATTTCTCAGAAACTAAAAATGAACAAGATAAATTATCTGTATTCACTACAAATCCTTCTATAAGAAATTTATATTCTAATTTATTGAGTGAAATATTAGCCACTTTTATTTTTATGTTTGTTACTTTCTACCTTACAGAAGAGTCTATTTTTTTTGATGAAAAAAAATATCCCCTTGTAGGATTAGGATATTTTGGAGCTTTTCCATCCGCTTTAATTATATTAGGAATTGGATTATCTTTAGGGGGAACCACGGGATATGCTATTAATCCTGCTCGTGATTTAGGTCCAAGAATTGTATATTCTATAATTTCTTTATATGGTGGAAAAACAAAGAGTAACTGGGATTACGCTTTTATTCCTGTATTAGGACCTATTCTTGGTAGTTTAATGGCAGCTGCATTATATTTATCAATAAAATGA
- the thrS gene encoding threonine--tRNA ligase, with protein MNKYSVSNLDHRKIGKKLKFFIFSDRVGTGLPLWLPRGTIFRRNLEEFLTDIQKKSGYEMIMTPHIGHKKLYVRSGHWEKYGKDSFKPIQTPHSEEEFLLKPMNCPHHCEVYRSQEWSYRDLPKRFAEFGTVYRYEQSGELHGLTRVRCFTQDDAHIFCTDDQLLEEFKKVINLVFYVFRRLGFLEYTIRVSLRDPKKLHNYIGSDKNWEMAENAIIQAVKEEKLDASLHYGEAAFYGPKLDFLIKDSLERNWQLGTIQVDYNLPERFDLYYKGKNNERLRPVMIHRAPFGSLERLIALLIEHTKGNLPLWLVPNQAVILPISDKYIIYAKKILNLMLNHNIRVFIDERNEKIDKKIRDSEENKIPYMIILGEKEEKNKMISLRRHGLGHIGIFTLSNGIDAIFKETN; from the coding sequence ATGAATAAATATTCAGTTTCTAATCTGGATCACAGAAAAATAGGGAAAAAACTAAAGTTTTTTATTTTTTCTGATAGAGTTGGAACGGGATTGCCATTATGGTTACCTAGAGGAACAATTTTTAGAAGAAATTTAGAAGAATTTTTGACGGATATTCAGAAAAAATCAGGATATGAGATGATTATGACTCCACATATTGGACATAAAAAATTGTATGTGAGAAGCGGACATTGGGAGAAATATGGGAAAGACAGTTTTAAACCGATTCAAACTCCTCATTCAGAAGAAGAATTCCTATTGAAACCAATGAATTGTCCTCATCATTGTGAAGTTTATCGTTCTCAAGAATGGTCCTATCGTGATCTTCCTAAACGTTTTGCAGAATTTGGAACCGTTTATAGGTATGAACAAAGTGGAGAACTTCATGGTCTGACAAGAGTGAGATGTTTTACACAAGATGACGCTCATATTTTTTGTACGGATGATCAGCTATTGGAAGAGTTTAAAAAAGTCATAAATTTAGTTTTTTACGTATTTCGTCGTTTAGGTTTTTTGGAATATACGATTAGAGTTTCATTGAGAGATCCCAAAAAACTCCATAACTATATTGGATCGGATAAAAATTGGGAAATGGCTGAAAATGCTATTATTCAAGCTGTTAAAGAAGAAAAACTAGATGCCTCTCTTCATTATGGAGAAGCAGCTTTTTATGGTCCTAAATTAGATTTTCTTATCAAAGATTCTTTGGAAAGGAACTGGCAACTAGGAACTATTCAAGTAGATTATAATTTGCCTGAAAGATTTGATTTATATTATAAGGGAAAAAATAATGAGAGACTTCGTCCAGTTATGATCCACCGTGCCCCTTTTGGTTCTTTAGAACGTTTAATCGCTCTTCTTATAGAACACACAAAAGGAAATCTTCCCTTGTGGTTGGTTCCTAATCAAGCCGTTATTCTTCCTATAAGTGATAAATATATAATTTATGCAAAAAAAATTTTAAATTTGATGTTAAATCATAATATTCGTGTGTTTATTGATGAAAGGAACGAGAAAATTGATAAGAAAATCAGGGATTCTGAAGAAAACAAAATTCCTTATATGATTATTTTGGGAGAAAAAGAAGAAAAAAATAAAATGATTTCATTACGACGTCATGGATTAGGTCATATAGGGATATTTACTCTTTCCAATGGAATAGATGCTATTTTTAAAGAAACTAATTAA